The genomic DNA GCCGCCGTGATGGGCCACCTCGTTGAGCGTCGCGCTCAGGCCTCGCGTGGCGAACAGGTCGCGGGCCGCGTCGATCACGCGTTGACGATTGCGCACGGCATCCTTGCGCAACGGTCGATCTGTGGTCGGGCGGGTCATCACCCCCGCAGTGTAATCCGGGACACCATTCAGGTAAGTGGATTGACTTCATCCACTTTCCTGAATAGTTTCATGCCGAGCACTTCGATCGGCTGACGATTGTGGTGATCCGCGATCGGAGGGCGCGCAGCATGACACGACATCACCGGGCCGTACCTGCGTTGGCCGCCGCCGCTATCGGAATCGTCGCGGCGGTGTCCGGTTCCGGAACCGCATACGCCGATCCCGATACAGACTTTGCCAATCAATTGCACACCTACGGGATCTATGGCCCGAAGGACTACAACGCCTGGCTGGGGAAGATCGCTTGCCAACGGTTGGACAACAACGTCGACCATGACGCATATCAGTCGGCCAAGTTCGTCGCCACCAACCTGTCCCGGCAGAACGCCACTGAGCAGAACTGGCAATTCCTCGGTGCCGCAATAGATTTCTATTGCCCCGACAAGCGCTCGGTACTGGAAGACGCCGCGCATCAGTCGCAGGCGGGAGCTCGCGCATGATGCCTCGATCGCTCCGTACTGGTGTGGCCGCCATGGCGCTCGGCCTCGCGGCGAGCGCTCTGTCGACGGCGGGCCCGGCTGCCGCTGATGCGACCGACGACTACCCGATCCCGCGCCGGATCATCAACACCACCTGCGATGCCGAGCAGTACCTGCAGGCGGTACGTGACACCAGTCCGGTCTACTACCAGCGCTACATGATCGATCGGAACAACCGGCCGGTCGACATCCAGCAGATGGCCCAAGACCGCATCCACTGGTTCTTCTCGCTGGACTCGGCCGCTCGCCGGCAGTACTCCGAGGACACCGCCACCAACGTGTACTACGAACAGGTGGCCACCCACTGGGGCAACTGGGCCAAGGTGTTCTTCAACAACAAGGGTGTGGTCGCCAAGGCCACCGACGTATGCCTGAGCTACCCGGCAGGCAACATGCAAGTCTGGGATTTCGCTTCCAACAGCTGAGTATTTGCGCTCGAAATACCTTGCTGTACAAGGTGTTTAGGCGCCAGTTGCATTTCTATGCGCCAGGCGGGAATGCGGCAGGCCTGAGCCTGGTTGTAACGAAGACGACATTTAAATGGATGGACTCTATCCACTTTTTCCGTTAGGTTACCTAGCTAGATGTACGGGGGCCCACCAACGGTGGTGCGTCTCCGCATGCCCGACGACCGCGCGGTCGGCAACTTCTGAAGAAGGCAGCGATGACGAGAGTGTTTCGGCGGGCATGGC from Mycolicibacterium phocaicum includes the following:
- a CDS encoding DUF732 domain-containing protein; translated protein: MTRHHRAVPALAAAAIGIVAAVSGSGTAYADPDTDFANQLHTYGIYGPKDYNAWLGKIACQRLDNNVDHDAYQSAKFVATNLSRQNATEQNWQFLGAAIDFYCPDKRSVLEDAAHQSQAGARA
- a CDS encoding DUF5078 domain-containing protein, producing MPRSLRTGVAAMALGLAASALSTAGPAAADATDDYPIPRRIINTTCDAEQYLQAVRDTSPVYYQRYMIDRNNRPVDIQQMAQDRIHWFFSLDSAARRQYSEDTATNVYYEQVATHWGNWAKVFFNNKGVVAKATDVCLSYPAGNMQVWDFASNS